tgcaacagttttggaaggcttggcaggagaatgggcgtgtgcctttcctttgcctttgtgctcagccatgttgacactgtgctccttagcagtgaccttgtcagcaattcggtttttggattccatctgaagcctcatgatgagctcctcgagccccatcttcttcttcttcttctgcttcaagtagttcttgaaatccgcatagcttggaggaagattttcaatgaagctgagagttgtgaatgtctcgcagatAGACATTCTttcagcagcgatttcatggcaaataagctgaagcgcttccacctgatccatgatgggttttgaatccaccattttgaagtcgtgaaattttgagaccacatacttctggcagccagTGTCCTAacctctgtacttcttgtccagTGATCTCCATAACTCTTTCGCCGTGGGGAACTCACAGTAGATACGGTACAATGGGTTAATGAGGCGACCCAAAATGTAGcctttgcagatgaagtcggaatgcacccatatgtcTACAGTTGCGAGactgtgaacatcatcaatcccgtTAGGCATAATGGGCTTATCCTCCTGGATGAACTTGTCTAGCTTCATCGTTGTCAGGAAGAAcaacatcttcttctgccacgtcttgaagcctttgccatcaaactGGTTTGGCATCAGTCCTTGAGTAAACACACTAGGGACAGCCGAaggagtttgaactgccaccggaacacttgcagttgctgaaactgaacccgtctgataaagaccagcaccgaataggctacggcgagtggtttcatcagcagcatttcCTGCAGGGAGGATAGTGCTCGTTGTTGCTGCAGCGGTTGATGCTGTGACATTCGTGGTGGcaatgggggtgttgttatcgtttgtcatttttctgtagagaaaacatgaaaaatggattagtactccattcaacaaataacatattattttaaagaaaaataatagtttaaaatcgatgttcatttttggtgtttgaaccaaatcatatcgatataGTCTTGAGaaaacgttttgcaaactcgcttaaaagcgttcgcagaaaccatttttatagacttagaatgtttcacaaactcgcTTAAGAAAGCGATCTTGAAACGATCCATTTTATAGAACGTTTTGAAGATGTATTAAAAACGTTTTGCGAaaatgctagaaagcaatccgtaaatcgtaatgaaataaaacaaaaacgtttcgcggaagtgctataaagcaaatcgcaaacacgttTTCAGAATAACacagaaacgtttcgcggataagcgtatagcaaatcgcaaacatcgtTATGAGATAAGAAtaaaacgtttcgcggaagtgctagaaagcaaatcgcaaacacggttCCAAACCCGTTTTTATAAATCGTTCTTCAACCCGATTCGAGCTTTAAACATAAAGCGATtttgagttaagattgtagaagCCGGTAAACCGGACTGATGTAAATGATATAAGAAAAGTGAAGTTAAGGAAATAGACGAATATAGAAAACGAATACGAGGacaataagaaatcgtattcgcaaagagACATGGAGGCGAtatatgatctctttccttaactcaaaatattcgctccgttagtgagacgggactgtacgaatatcgagtcccaggatacaaccatggcagacgaatcacgcctcactcgtgatcgccctatcgaactataaactctacgaaacactctcgcaaTATAGACTTACGCAGAGGGATTTTTTGCTGTTGGATTTCGATTCGGAAAAAGGTTAAGAaatgaaggaagaggagagacgATATTTAAAGAGCCGGAGAAGacccacttcccgcaacagctgctgcacgtgggcgagaatctcgtggagatcgagggaagttgagttctgaaacttcttcctcaatactctctcttatctcgtttaaaactttcgagaggataaaatgcatgacgtttttattattaagataaactacttgtcgttttaaataaaattgtatgctGTTTTTTTCCGAAATAAATGACAAAAcattgagcttaacttggtccaaaaagaataattCTTATCGGGCCTTTGGCCCAACACCCAAGCCCACGCCCATGCCGAGCCTAGCCGGCCGGAcgggcggcggcggcgcgcgcgtgggggCGAGCATATCCTCTCATGTGCGCCATTTGAACATGAGTTAGAGTgagtacatatatatactcctcaTTTGTTCCAGTTCTACCCGATGTGGAACTTTCCCTTCTTCCATTCATTAATCATAATGCCTCATAGGCTTATTAGATGATTGGCCCAAAGCCCATTTCGTTTTCACTTATTGCCAATAAAATATTGGTCCAACAATTAGTTCATTAACGCATTTTTCTAATTTCAGACAGTTGGTTTTATTTGCACTCCACTGTTCTCTATATGAGCTAATTTATCAGTATTTTGAAGTTCCATGCTaatcattataaatatataGACTCTCAACATTGTCATGTTGCAAATAGCTTGAAATAAAGATAGAATAGAATTGTTGCATGTAGCTAACTTTTGTAAACCTGAGAATATTGTTCTTGTGTTGACCTTGGTTGACTTGTGAAATCAGTTGGAAGCAACTGGTGTCGGGAAGTTGGAAACCAGAGATTACTAAGTTTGTTTGGTAAGTTTGATTGTTGAAAAAGTAAGTTTGATTGGTCGGTTGTTGCgcagaaggagaagagagtgTTGGTAGCAGAGTATATGCCTAATGATACTCTCTCGAAGCATCTGTTTCACTGTAAAAGCCTTatcttttttaatataatgagATCCCTTTTTTAATCTTATTAGCTTCTTTACTGTCATTTTATGTCATCCGTTGAATCGAAAACTATATTGCACAATCACTTGGTCACTACTATAATGAAAACCGAAAGATATTTCATGGTATGAATGCACACAGAATCCTATTTGACGAGAAGGTGATCCTAATATTGTTGATTTCATATATTTAGCATGTTGATTTGATAACATTTATGCCCACTGCGCAATAGATATGAGGATGGATCTTAATTTGTAAAGGAAGTCGTACCGAAGCTTTGTTCACTAATTCGGTTACCAAGTGCAATTGTTTGATTGTAAATAACACTTTCTCTCACAAATAATctgaatacaaaataatatgaaagttATGTGTATCTGGCAGGAGTGTTTTATTGCGGACTAGCTGGAGCAGTGAAAGAGCACCAAGATTTGGCAAATGAGTTCTCTCATAAAACGTCCACTAAATTCTGTTATAATATATTGTACACATGGTGTgagttaatttttattttttattgtgaAGTTAAAGTTAAAAACTCTTAAATTATTTAGTatatacaatactacaacatatgttgccaaatTCTagactaaagaatatcatgattcactacttttactcatctatgttgaaaacaattcaattttattatatattaatttatatcacttaaaactgtttataaacataattttaatttttcgtttaatttataaattacttttaagatcaactatatCAAATGACTTCCGTGGacgtcgtccagaagacttgaCAGAATCTCAGAAGACTCAGAAGACTTAGCAGTGCTATATTCGTAAAAgtgagttctgtttttttttttgtctggtcACAAGGGGTTGACTATAAGTTTACaagatttttagtttatttttacatttgatgcatatttgagtatacttttgcaataaaaaatcaaattttgagtcATAGGTAAATCCTCCTAAAAATAATGTCGTTGTTTCGTGTTTCAAGATCTTATCGGCTTTAACATAAACACTGCCTCTTTTGATTCACTTCTTGCAGAAGTGACACGAACATGTTACCCTTTTGTGTTTATGATAGGATAATGCTTTTATTAACGACACTGGTCTTCTATGTTGTCGGtgtctcttttcttcttctttttgtagaaacaaaagaaatttagaaagctgatatatatattaaaatataagatttttttaataaaatgtaagattaaaaattatttgatttaaatttaaaataaattatttgttggtttataataattttgaaatgatttcatactaaaactgtgaaaatatatataaaataagtttaaaataaattattatattaattattttagtacttcataaatttttttttaacactaaatAGTAGATTCCATAGAGACCGGTGATTCCATGAATCCCGATAGAAACAAAGCCAGTAGACAACAACAACAGTCCCCGGAGTCCTATGCCCACAAATGGGAAACAAGATGAAACAGACAAAGAGAGACTAGATTTAAATACAAACATCAAACTAATACAGCCTTAAAAATAGATCAAAAAAACCCAGAAATTAAAGACCAAATTGCATGAGGACCTCAAACTCCTTAGATTAAACAAATTGAAGTGGCTATAAAAGCCAAATCAACAACTTGCGATACTTCCCATAGTGAATAGCTCAAACGAAATAAGAACACATGCTTCAAAGACCAGCAAGACAGATCACTCAGGACATAAGTCTTGAAGCGTAAGGCGACATCGAAGAAGAACCGATAGAAATGCCAAATTGAAGCATGACAAGGAATAGATCTCGATCGGATCTTTTGGGTTGAAGACAGGGAGCGCACCAGTCAACTCTGGATTCAACCTCACTCGAAGATCCGAGAAGGAAGAAGATCGATACCAGAGAAGAGCAAGGAGGAAAATAGAGCCAACATGCAAATCCAACAAGATATTAGGTTCAAGCAAAAAAACGGATCTGAACTGAAACGAAGATAAACAAGGCTGACTAGTTGATGCATGCACCCAGATACACAAAGAGGAACAAGAAAGAGATTAAACCCGACTCCGGTTCTGATTATTTGAAGAAAGTTAGAGAGAAGACGGAAATTTTTTAGAGAGAGAATTCAGCCTTATTACACCATATATTTGATTATAtgctatatctttaataaaaacctcAATACATAAAGctaatttatagtattagttttaatatttgtatatttctatttttttctattttattactattaaattttgagttttatataaattaaaaactatgattttatatttttattggtttataaCATTGTGTCTTAAAATATACAGAAACAAAATCGTAAGCTTCCACAagattctgattctgattccGAAGAAAACAAACGTCCAAAGCTTCCGTGCAACCTAGTTTTTAAAGCCATTGCTCCTTTATAGTATAACTTAAGAGTACCACACTGGTTCCCTCTCTTTCTCACTTTTGCATTATTTGGAAACTCAAAACACAACAAACAAAGTTTTTAAAGAACAGCATCAAACGGTttcaagaaaagagagaaaaagagaggagGGTTGTTTGATTTAAGCATCATCTTCACCTAGAAGTGCGACGAGCATCTTCTCGTAATCTCCACGAGTGTCTTTGGTAATGGCTTTCTCCAATGGAATGCTGTTCCTCCTCTGATACTCTTCTCCAATGACCTTCAAATCAATCTCAGCTCTTGTTGTTACAATTCTAGTGAGAGCTCCTTCGTCTGTTCCGGTTTTGTTGATTGCTGAGCGAAGAACATCCACAAAGTAAAGCTCTGGTCTTGTCAAGCACTGAATCGTTGACCTCAACAGTTCGAGGAACTTGTCGTCCCCATCTCCTTCCTCAAGACTCTGTAAGATGAACAGTTTTAGCATTGttctaagaaaagaaaaagcttAGATTATTAAGTTAATAAATGAACATTTTTAGCCTTCACCTTGAGGATTTCCTCGCCATGATCATCTTGGTAGCGGTTGAAAGTAGCATTGATCTGCGCTTTGCTCCTTGTGGACAAAATCCTAATGACCTCCTCATCGCTGTAGTGCTTGTCCTTGATTCTCTCATGGATCAGCTTAGCTTCTTGCTTTGCCAATGTCATGTTCACCTCGTCTCCTTCGTACCTGTATGAGCTGACAAGAGAAACCAAAAGCTGCAAAAAGAAACAGACAACTAAATAATTAGTCTTTTCAAATACTTTTGCATTCTCATAAAAAAATCTTGATTTTATTACCTTTCTGAAGTCACCGGTGGTGTGGTGAGCGACATCCTCTTCAATAGACTTCTTGAAACGAGCATGGTAAGCTTGCCTGGCGTGAAGCAGCTGCGTTGAGGTCCTTGTGCAAGCTACTTCCATAAGCACTTGGTTGCTTGAAGTCCATCTTTTGGTAGCTTCATTAGCCAACAAGGCATCACGCTCCCCGGGCTCAAGAGTCCAGAGCAAGATTGCTCTCTGTCCATGAAACAAATCATATTAAGATACGTATAACttgcaaacacacacacacacaagtttGAGGatattgtaaaagaaaaaaaaacgtacCTCGAAGTCGCTTGAGAGTTCCTTGTCAAGACTCTTGAGAAGGTCTTCTCCAAAGACTTCATGGTATGTTTGCCTGATCAGCTTCCTCTGTTCAGCGCTTCTGTGAGCCAAGATTGATATGATCAAGTCCTCGTTGGTACCCCATCCTGCCAAAAGAAACAAGGAATCCAATTCTCAGAAGTCGAACGTCAGATTCAACATCATACAAAAGCTATTCATTTCATAGTGTCAACATGACCTGATGATAATTAAAACTATAATACTTTATcagagaaatgagaaaaacaCTACAAGCATAAACATATCTTCAATATCGAACAAAGAAACGATCAGATCAGAGAAGGAACAAGCTCGATCTACAACTACACCATCAAGAACATGATCCTACTAAGACAAAACAAGCATGGTACCTTCAAAGGCGGTTTTCAACTGCTCAGCATCTTCAGATGGGGAAGGAACCGAAGAAGAAACCTTAAGAGTCGCCATTTTTAATCTTTGCAGGTTGTTTTttttcactctctctctctggtcaAGTGTATGTCGAGAGTCGAAGCAGATTAGATGATTGATTTATAAAGAGAAAAGGCTAAAACAGAATTATACTTTTTTCTGCCACGTGTTTCTTACACCTGCTCAATTATTTGATTTCTTCccttttaatttattcacagaTCATTGCACCGAAACCTATCGTTATCACTTATCTGACTAAAACGGGTTGATTGGATGTCATGCCATAAAGCGAATCACAAGACTACGCGTTTCTCTTCATTTAACTGGGAAGGCCATTGGTTTCtgccgacaaaaaaaaacatgcctCTGCCGACAAAAAGAACATGCCTCTACAATATTCTAGTGTAGAAGTCTTTGACATTTACATAATGTTGCCACGCCATTGACCGGAATAAAGAGCACTAGTAGGCGAATGGTCAGCAGTAAGGCCAAAAGATGTGAAACTCTTTCTAGCCAAATCATTCAtgttaggggtgggcactttacccgatatccgaagtggcacccgaacccgatccgaaaaacccgaaccgaaatccgaaccgaagtagcaaaatacccgaacgggtattgaataaggagagattggatactcgaacccgaacggataatacccgaacccgaatggatatccgaagataaccgaacatatgttaattaaccatatatttctagtttatatctctcattttatataaaatatttatattgatactacacatactttaagttcatatgatatacatacaattacggaaaaaatgatttgttaatcacttaaaatgcatgtcaagttttttatttcaaaaattaacaaaaacttacataaaaaaaactaaattaatgcctttttagttttaaaatgttatgtccaaatctattaaccattcaatcatttaaaaatagaaaattagttaactaaaaattatatttttaaatacaacaaacttgagaaatgaaaattttaattttttttttcaaaatctaaatatccgaacccgatccgaattaaccgaatccgaactaaaaatacccgaacccgacccgaagtacagaaatacccgaacgggttctagacctctataccgaaatacccgaaaatccgaaatacccgacccgaacccgaacgggtacccgaacgcccacccctaattcATGTTATGCAAAGCCGTGGGAAACTTTTATAGCTGATATAAGCGATATAAAACATTtcacaaaaagttttttttttctttaaggcttaaattttttataaaaacttctacattaaaaataatactatagcgtagaaaaatataaattaaactaacaaataaaatattaattacaaaaatattattttatgtttacaaatcagtttttaaaatggatttatagataaaataattaaatcagtCCATGTTTCTTATCCaatactcaaaaaaaaaagtacagtTTTGTCTGTTTTATCTTTAATAACATTTCGAAACCCGATCCAACTATTCTGTTTTCTAATAATTAGCAACTCTtttcattttgttatttaaGAAACTCAAGCTTGTATCAtacttccaattttttaaattatgataacCACAGTGCTTTCATCGCATAaactaatgtttctttaatcaTTTTATACACTTGGTCTATACTTAAGATTAGTCTAAAATGATGCccttaattgttttataaaaatctgATGTCCTAAGCAAATGTTTCATTTATTCTCACGAAGACACGAGTCTGATGTGGTAATGTTTGTTGTTCTCTTTGATAGGTTGTAACTGGCAAATATGTTTAAGAATTAATGAAATAACATGAATGGACACataaagaaaaatggaatagaTTCACTCAATTCATTCCTCATTCATTTTTTTCGAATAATTCCTTTTGTATTTCAACCTTTTATTTTTGGAATTGATGAAATGATTATTCCATTTCACTCAagttaaattgtaaaaaaaaaagaatcggtGGAATAAATAATTCCTCATCATCCATTTCAAATAGTGATAATTCAGTTGTAACCTTGGTAATTTTAGAACTCTACTAAAAAGATTAGGATCTCACACTTATACTCTTTTTATAGTTGAATTTGAGTTTATCGCATATCCtactatacattaaaagagaagtcccTTTAGTGATTTCGGCTGAGGTGGCACTCATATAAAGCTTCTcagaaaaaaagttataattctattggctggtttttttgattttttttttcatttattttaatcaatcgcttatgtagacaagtccaaaactattgtcgatttcgttaagcccatatatagctaggggataataattatcgatttagtttagccttgggtacccgttcgggttcaggtttggtatttcggattttcgggtatttcggtataaaggtatagaacccgttcgggtatttctgtacttcgggtcgggttcgggtatttttagttcggattcggttatttcagatctggttcggatatttagattttgaaaaaaaaattaaaattttcatttctcaagtttcttatatttaaaaatataactttcagttaactaattttttatttttaatagattgaatagttaatagatttggacataacattttaaaactaaaaatgcattaatttagttatttttttttaatttcggatgtaactttttgttaattttttaaatagaaaaacttgacatgcattttaagtgagtagcaaatcattttttcgtaattgtatgtatatcatatgaacttaaagtatgtgtagtatcaatataaatattttatataaaatgagagatgtaaactaaaaatataaggttaattatacatatgttcggttatctttggatatccattcgggttcgggtattatccgttcgggttcgggtatccattctctccttattcaatacccgttcgggtattttgctacttcggttcggatttcagttcgggtttttcggatcaggttcgggtgccacttcagATATCGGGTAAAGTACCCACCCCAACTAATTagattgtttgtttttaataacttacatttctaatatggattacttgtgcaagttgaaatcattaaatatacaaataacttattgacaaaatttgtttttaataacttatctttctaatatagattacttgcgcaagttgaaatcattaaatatgcaaatcatttattcacaatatggattacttgcgcaagttgaaatcattaaattttatcgatttagtttacccttgggcaagatttagaattaagacaaatattaaaaactttccttattattcaaacggtaaacttgcgcatgttgatatcatatttattatactgcttacaaaatattttaatgtttctaattaggttgtttgtttttaataacttacctttctaatatggattacttgcgcaagtgaaaatcatataatatgcaaatcattttttgacaatacacatttaatatctttctttaaacgatttcattatttattgtaCAAAATATTGTGCAtcattaatatgagaaataaatcgactgtatatatatatgagacacccaaggtcttaaaatacaaacattatcttttcattctttaaagtattattcacaaatctcttctctcatactattaaggtattacgacgatgctgcttgtgtgctaaaaaaattgtgtttagacgCAAGGGCTCCTCATCTTTCATCGACTATGCCACCCACTTTGCCTTGGAAGTATTATATGCTACTTG
The sequence above is drawn from the Brassica napus cultivar Da-Ae chromosome A8, Da-Ae, whole genome shotgun sequence genome and encodes:
- the LOC106418961 gene encoding annexin D1, whose product is MATLKVSSSVPSPSEDAEQLKTAFEGWGTNEDLIISILAHRSAEQRKLIRQTYHEVFGEDLLKSLDKELSSDFERAILLWTLEPGERDALLANEATKRWTSSNQVLMEVACTRTSTQLLHARQAYHARFKKSIEEDVAHHTTGDFRKLLVSLVSSYRYEGDEVNMTLAKQEAKLIHERIKDKHYSDEEVIRILSTRSKAQINATFNRYQDDHGEEILKSLEEGDGDDKFLELLRSTIQCLTRPELYFVDVLRSAINKTGTDEGALTRIVTTRAEIDLKVIGEEYQRRNSIPLEKAITKDTRGDYEKMLVALLGEDDA